The DNA window GAGGTGTGCGCGAATCGGGCGCGCCGCAGCGTCGAGGTCTGGTAACGCCTCGGTCGACGACTAGACTGCGCGCATGCGTTTCCTACATGCTTTCGCGCTCGGTTTGCCCCTCGCCCTCCTCGCTGCGTGCGGAGGCGACGACGATGGCTCGTCGACCACGACCACGAGCACCACGAGCACCACGTCGACCTCGGGCGACGGCGGCAGCGGCGGTCAGGGAGGCCAGGGCGGTGGGACCGGGGGCAACGGAGGCCAGGGGGGTCAGGCCGGCGGGATGAGCTGGGAAGGGGTGAACCCCATCGAGGACATCGACGCCGTCAGCATCGTGTCGCAAGGCCACAGCTTCACCGAGGGGACCTGCTGGTTCCCCGCGGAGTCCGTGCTGCGGTTCACCGACATTCCGAACAGCCGCATCCACCAGGTCTCGGCGGGTGGTGACGTGACGGTGTGGCGCGAGCCCTCGGGGCAGACCAACGGCCTGGCGCTCACGCCGAACGGCGAGGTGATCGCTTGCGAGCATGCGAACCGGCGGGTCACCCGCACGTTGGCCGACGGCACCGTGGAGGTCGTCGCGGAGCGCTACCAGAACAACCGCTTCAACTCGCCCAACGACGCCATCGTGCGGAGCGACGGGACGATCTACTTCACCGATCCGACCTACGGTCTCGGAGGCGCGCCGCAGGAGATCAATTTCAGGGGCGTGTTCCGGGTGGCGCTCGACGGGACGGTGAGCGTGGTGAGCAACGCTTTCACCCAGCCGAATGGGATCGCGCTCTCGCCGGACGAGAAGACGCTCTACGTGACGGACTCGCAGATCGGTGAGCTGCACCGGTTCCCCGTCGAGGAGGATGGGTCGACGGGACCTGGAGAGCGGATGCTGGACGGGATCGCGGGCCCGGACGGGATGGCCGTGGACGACGGGGGCAACCTGTACCTGACCACCGGCAACGGGGTGCTGGTGCTCCAGGCCGATGGGACGACCTGGGGGACGATCCCGGTCCCGCAGCAGCCGTCGAACTGCGCGTTCGGCGACGCGGACCGGAGGACGCTCTACATCAGCGCCCGCACCTCCGTGTACAAGGTCCGGCTGGGCATCCCCGGAAAGCCCTGAGGCGCGACGGCGACCCGGGGGGGCGCCTACCGCGATTCGTCCGCCGCGACGGCCGCCGACCAGGGGGACATGACGTCGGTGATGCCCGCGAGGGTGCTCTCCTCGCGCCGGATGACGTTCGGCGCAGCGAAGCGCTCGGGGGCGG is part of the Chondromyces crocatus genome and encodes:
- a CDS encoding SMP-30/gluconolactonase/LRE family protein, encoding MRFLHAFALGLPLALLAACGGDDDGSSTTTTSTTSTTSTSGDGGSGGQGGQGGGTGGNGGQGGQAGGMSWEGVNPIEDIDAVSIVSQGHSFTEGTCWFPAESVLRFTDIPNSRIHQVSAGGDVTVWREPSGQTNGLALTPNGEVIACEHANRRVTRTLADGTVEVVAERYQNNRFNSPNDAIVRSDGTIYFTDPTYGLGGAPQEINFRGVFRVALDGTVSVVSNAFTQPNGIALSPDEKTLYVTDSQIGELHRFPVEEDGSTGPGERMLDGIAGPDGMAVDDGGNLYLTTGNGVLVLQADGTTWGTIPVPQQPSNCAFGDADRRTLYISARTSVYKVRLGIPGKP